From a region of the Hymenobacter jejuensis genome:
- a CDS encoding YicC/YloC family endoribonuclease has product MLQSMTGYGIAHRETDRYSATVEIKSLNSKGLDLTLRLPRFLQDRELELRNMVTKSLIRGKVNLNFDFVRPRAAARVGAVLNQEVLLAAYEELRQAAAQSGASLEQLTAIATALPGILRMPADITAATEDEEEVAWEDLLPLVHEALERVNQFRTDEGQALSVELLGYTERIRILLSDVERHDPMRIEQVRQRLQAHLGELVTNEQFSDARFEQELLYYIEKLDIAEEKVRLVSHLRYFNETVYLPEPTGKKLAFISQEIGREINTIGSKANDSTLQHLVVEMKEELEKIKEQVNNVL; this is encoded by the coding sequence ATGCTTCAATCCATGACTGGTTACGGTATTGCCCATCGCGAAACCGACCGTTATTCCGCAACCGTAGAAATTAAGTCGCTCAACTCTAAAGGCCTTGACCTGACATTGCGGCTCCCGCGCTTTCTGCAAGATCGCGAGTTGGAACTCCGCAACATGGTCACCAAAAGCCTGATCCGCGGGAAAGTCAACCTCAACTTCGACTTCGTGCGCCCGCGCGCGGCTGCGCGTGTAGGCGCAGTGCTTAATCAGGAGGTGTTGCTGGCCGCTTACGAAGAACTGCGTCAGGCCGCTGCCCAAAGCGGCGCCTCGCTAGAGCAGCTTACCGCCATCGCGACGGCGCTGCCAGGCATCCTGCGCATGCCCGCCGATATAACTGCTGCTACAGAAGACGAAGAAGAAGTGGCTTGGGAAGATTTGCTACCCTTGGTACACGAAGCATTAGAGCGCGTTAACCAATTCCGGACGGACGAAGGGCAAGCGCTTAGCGTGGAGCTGCTGGGCTATACCGAACGCATCCGGATTTTGCTTTCGGATGTGGAGCGTCACGATCCGATGCGCATTGAGCAAGTACGGCAACGCCTACAGGCACACTTGGGCGAGCTCGTCACAAATGAACAATTCAGTGATGCCCGCTTCGAGCAAGAGCTATTGTACTACATAGAAAAGCTGGATATCGCCGAGGAAAAAGTGCGTTTAGTCAGCCATTTACGCTACTTCAACGAAACGGTGTACTTACCCGAACCTACGGGAAAGAAACTTGCATTTATTTCGCAGGAGATTGGTCGCGAGATCAACACCATCGGTTCAAAAGCCAACGACTCCACTCTGCAGCATTTAGTAGTCGAAATGAAAGAAGAGCTCGAGAAGATCAAAGAGCAAGTCAATAATGTTCTCTGA
- the sov gene encoding T9SS outer membrane translocon Sov/SprA, which yields MNSGKKSLTASVVIVASLLAWWSQATAAAGAHPFAFQQLWKWLPVPGKGTALQVAADTPRTAPADTTKYRPSRRPKVNPADRVGSPFAPQRRRSPLILGLPSNVHLDVTPDDSLANFNIEEKIGTDLDYRNPSLMTFEEYSRWQQQQAIRNYFRAKSEGGVAGDANTPAAQRLIPKIYLGPMADRIFGGSYVDIRPQGAVTIRMGARFNRNYNPTLTLRQQKVGDFQFDQNMNVNLTGQVGEKLRLTFNYDTKAAFDFENNMKFDYTGFDTDIIRKIELGNVSLPLNNSLIQGGQNLFGVKTQLQFGRLAVTAVASTLRGTSDEVRVQNGAQSRQFEIKASQYERDRHFFLSQFFRDRYNTVLRNLPTVQSGVEIRRLEVYVTNDNRTTENLRNVVTLTDVAEPTRLYRSQFLLPSGRNAAATNAANSELSAILAGGATARGDQTVDGYLTNNLKLVKNVDFERVRARKLDPREYTFNAQLGYLSLNTQLLPEQVLGVSYEYLYNGQVYKVGETVDDYANVQQDQVIFLKMLKATNPGVGLVDLNDPSVNKQNENLLTRNLPTWDLMMKNIYSLNANQINRNNFQLQLLYKDDATGVDLISLKEGQKVKNIPLVQVLNLDNVNPNNDRNPDGNFDFFSGITIDPELGRIIFPVVQPFGNYLQQQFVAGTEQSLIDKYVYQELYNQTQSDAQQRQEKDKFFLRGRYQATATDEITLPGFGIAQGSVRVMSGSTLLEEGRDYQVFYDQAKVKVLNPSYLNSANELRVTFEKNAVVQVQPRRLVGTRLDYRLNEDINIGATYLHLLENQAPGINRVNIGDEPGNNTIYGFDVNMRRESRAITKYLDALPLISTKEPSSVAFSGEFAQLVPGRSKLGSRGENGVSYIDDFENSRTPYSLGGTNSATTWRLASTPLPIAGSTTDGRPYGYNRAKLAWYTVDQTYYTNGPSKPSNINANDLLNHYTRGIKRDEIFPNRDLGATGNSFEFPLDLAYFPNERGQYNYNPQLQNDGKHFQLNTPAENARHYGGISREISFDTDFDNANVEYIEFWMMDPFINSPRGAIEDPDATQPVKPNTTGGDLYFNLGNVSEDVLKDANVHEFENGLPDGASIRDPDDVRPTVWGRATKQQFLTDAFSTAPGGRALQDIGLDGIDDNAETQFFGAIYGADPSADDFVHHLDAGYTQRNVKILGRYKQYNGMEGNSQENSQQSSSAFPDKEDLNRDNVITDTERYYEYRVQLRPGQLAVGQNYIVDKVTKSVNGDQVSWYQFRIPIRQYSAVRGTPDGQPFGFKSIRFVRMYLTQWQEPVVLRIVQPQFVANQWRRFLSTIAEPNKPNVNTDTDAEAFDISTVSIEENGATASGSSAIPYVLPPNIERDREYGSSTINRQQNEQSLRMCVQGLRDGYGKAAYKNLTINMLRYKQLRMFLHAESEDRSVRDGQVNGFIRIGTDYTQNYYEYSLPLQITAPGGGVRAVEEVWPTQNQVDVKFQDFIDAKAERNQAHWPLNVPYIKTITAQNGVKATITILGNPDFSAVQGVMIGVFNPSDDGVEKSLCLWSDEFRVFDFDRETGWAATARFNAKLADLANVTATGSYISTGFGGLQDRLQQRSLDNVARGDLNATVAAEKFFPEKLGLRVPVLVQAGIESRAPKYDPLDPDTKLTQSLQKFDSETEKSNYRKEVIDQTSQRSISVLNVRKERTNPEKKVRPYDIENFALSYALTERLHTDIRTDRDYTRTYTGALAYIYQTTPKNYTPLANLKALDSPYLKFLQEINFTPLPSRFSFRADLDRRYNELFLQRTLEPGQVPVTDGIAGVFQKSFFINRIYDMQWDLTKNLRLDYTATNRGVVDEGPGRTIGSDAIARNNRQQLRHNLGRGGRTTNFNQTIGITYRLPLDKFPLTDWLSADTRYQANYSWQAASTALRADLNDSTTVDVKLGNTIQNNGELSANGKIDLVKLYNKVRFLNIINNAPPPAPKPKDGQKGPPDLVNGQPVAPTDTTKGPQLRVLKAILRSLMTARSLDFTYTRSNGTLLPGYLPGTQFFGLSDNFSAPGVPFILGRQYDLDALYDRAAGRGWYTQRSDLLNTPISSLLTENLALRTALQPFRDFNIQLDGRRQLVRNREVFYRREVNLETLEPYPDGRLAPRQPLGSGSFSTSFVSIQTLFGDRSANGNISKSFDRFVQNRALIRDRLAADNPNPGTYGYNSQDVLLPAFLDAYRGRSSSGYKSEKFKPFALLPVPNWNITYNGLAELPFVKRYFRSIALTHAYSSTYNIASYNTATVYNREPQGLSELVNTSNQFIPYYIIGQVSIVERLAPLIGINFTTLEKTTGRVEYRTERNVALNTTNAQVTELHTQELVIGFGYATNRLQLPFKIGGEQRILRNELNARLDLSIRDNTIIQRTIQDVVDPGGTAQASPGRAASQTTNGSRQVQIRPTIDYILNQRLNLQFFFTRTVTEPRVSNSFKNAATEGGIQLRYSLSQ from the coding sequence TTGAACTCCGGTAAGAAGTCCCTCACCGCCTCAGTCGTTATTGTCGCGTCGTTGCTGGCGTGGTGGTCGCAGGCTACAGCCGCAGCGGGAGCTCATCCATTTGCTTTTCAGCAACTATGGAAGTGGCTACCCGTGCCCGGTAAAGGGACCGCGCTACAAGTTGCGGCCGACACGCCCCGTACTGCACCCGCCGACACGACCAAATACCGACCCAGCCGCCGTCCAAAAGTAAACCCAGCCGACCGCGTGGGCAGTCCGTTTGCGCCTCAGCGTCGGCGCTCGCCGCTTATTCTGGGTTTGCCCTCGAACGTGCACCTCGACGTAACGCCCGACGATAGTCTGGCGAACTTCAACATCGAGGAAAAAATCGGGACGGATCTGGACTACCGCAACCCGAGTTTGATGACGTTTGAGGAGTACTCGCGGTGGCAGCAACAACAGGCCATTCGCAATTACTTCCGTGCCAAATCGGAAGGCGGCGTGGCCGGCGACGCCAACACGCCAGCCGCACAGCGCCTGATTCCGAAGATTTACTTAGGCCCGATGGCCGACCGGATTTTCGGGGGCAGCTACGTGGACATTCGCCCCCAGGGCGCGGTCACGATTCGGATGGGCGCGCGCTTCAACCGCAACTACAACCCTACCCTCACACTGCGTCAGCAGAAAGTAGGTGATTTTCAGTTCGACCAGAACATGAACGTCAACCTTACGGGCCAGGTGGGCGAGAAACTGCGGCTCACGTTCAACTACGACACCAAAGCCGCATTCGACTTCGAGAACAACATGAAGTTCGATTACACGGGCTTCGACACCGATATCATCCGCAAGATTGAGCTAGGCAACGTCAGCTTACCACTCAATAATTCGCTGATTCAGGGTGGGCAAAACTTGTTCGGCGTCAAAACGCAGCTGCAATTTGGCCGTTTGGCCGTCACGGCGGTGGCCAGTACCCTGCGCGGTACTTCCGACGAAGTGCGCGTACAAAACGGTGCCCAAAGCCGGCAGTTTGAAATAAAAGCCAGCCAATACGAACGCGACCGCCACTTCTTCCTGTCGCAGTTTTTCCGCGACCGCTACAACACGGTGCTGCGCAACTTGCCTACCGTGCAGTCGGGCGTGGAAATTCGGCGCCTGGAGGTATACGTCACGAATGACAACCGCACGACTGAGAACCTGCGCAATGTAGTGACACTCACGGACGTAGCCGAACCGACGCGCTTGTACCGCTCGCAGTTTCTGCTGCCGTCCGGACGTAACGCGGCGGCTACCAACGCTGCCAACTCCGAGCTTTCGGCCATCTTGGCCGGCGGCGCAACGGCACGCGGCGACCAAACCGTTGATGGGTACTTGACCAACAACCTGAAGCTGGTTAAGAACGTGGACTTTGAGCGGGTACGGGCCCGCAAGCTTGACCCGCGCGAGTACACCTTTAATGCGCAGCTAGGCTACCTGTCGCTGAATACGCAGCTACTGCCGGAACAGGTGCTAGGCGTGTCGTACGAGTATCTGTACAACGGGCAGGTGTACAAGGTGGGCGAAACGGTAGACGATTACGCCAACGTGCAGCAAGATCAGGTGATCTTCCTGAAGATGCTGAAGGCCACCAACCCCGGCGTGGGGTTGGTTGATTTAAATGACCCAAGCGTGAACAAGCAGAACGAAAACCTGCTGACCCGCAACTTGCCGACATGGGATTTGATGATGAAAAACATCTACTCCCTCAACGCCAACCAGATCAACCGCAACAACTTCCAGCTCCAGCTGCTCTACAAAGACGACGCAACGGGCGTAGACTTGATTTCGCTGAAGGAAGGCCAAAAGGTTAAGAATATTCCGCTCGTTCAGGTCTTGAACCTGGATAACGTAAACCCCAACAACGACCGGAACCCCGACGGCAACTTTGACTTTTTCTCGGGCATCACGATCGATCCGGAGCTGGGCAGGATCATTTTTCCGGTGGTGCAGCCCTTTGGCAATTACCTTCAACAGCAGTTTGTAGCCGGCACCGAGCAAAGCCTCATCGATAAGTACGTTTACCAAGAGCTCTACAACCAAACTCAAAGCGACGCCCAGCAGCGACAAGAAAAGGACAAGTTTTTCCTGCGGGGGCGCTACCAGGCCACGGCCACCGACGAGATTACGCTGCCCGGCTTTGGCATTGCGCAGGGCTCGGTGCGGGTTATGTCAGGGAGTACGTTGCTGGAAGAAGGCCGCGACTACCAGGTCTTCTACGACCAGGCAAAAGTTAAAGTACTCAACCCCAGCTACTTAAATTCAGCCAACGAACTACGCGTCACGTTCGAGAAAAACGCCGTGGTGCAGGTGCAACCTCGCCGCCTGGTGGGCACCCGCTTAGATTATCGTCTTAACGAAGACATCAACATCGGGGCCACTTATTTACATCTGCTTGAGAATCAAGCACCTGGCATAAACCGTGTCAACATTGGCGACGAGCCAGGCAATAACACGATTTATGGCTTCGACGTGAACATGCGTCGCGAGTCGCGGGCTATCACTAAGTATCTGGATGCCTTGCCACTTATTTCTACCAAAGAGCCGTCGTCGGTGGCATTCAGCGGAGAGTTTGCGCAGCTGGTGCCAGGCCGGTCGAAGCTGGGCAGCCGCGGAGAAAATGGCGTGTCGTACATCGACGACTTTGAAAACTCCCGCACGCCGTACTCGCTAGGCGGCACCAATTCGGCTACCACTTGGCGCTTGGCCTCCACGCCGTTGCCCATTGCCGGCAGCACCACCGACGGCCGCCCCTATGGCTACAACCGGGCGAAACTGGCGTGGTACACTGTCGATCAGACCTACTACACCAACGGCCCAAGCAAGCCGTCCAACATCAACGCCAACGACCTGCTGAATCACTACACGCGGGGCATTAAGCGAGACGAGATTTTCCCAAATCGCGATCTGGGTGCGACTGGCAACAGCTTTGAGTTTCCGCTTGATCTGGCATACTTTCCCAACGAACGCGGCCAGTACAACTATAACCCGCAGCTGCAAAACGACGGCAAGCATTTCCAGCTGAACACGCCCGCCGAGAATGCCCGGCACTACGGTGGCATCAGCCGTGAAATCAGCTTCGATACGGACTTCGACAATGCCAACGTCGAGTACATCGAGTTCTGGATGATGGACCCGTTCATCAACTCGCCGCGGGGTGCTATTGAAGATCCGGACGCGACGCAGCCGGTTAAGCCCAACACCACAGGTGGCGACTTGTACTTCAACCTCGGCAACGTGTCGGAAGACGTGCTGAAGGATGCCAACGTGCACGAGTTTGAAAACGGCCTGCCCGACGGTGCCAGCATCCGCGACCCCGACGATGTGCGGCCAACCGTGTGGGGCCGTGCTACCAAACAACAGTTTTTGACCGACGCTTTCAGCACTGCGCCCGGCGGCCGGGCACTGCAAGACATTGGCCTCGACGGCATTGATGATAATGCGGAAACCCAGTTTTTCGGCGCGATTTACGGCGCGGACCCTTCTGCCGATGACTTCGTGCACCACCTCGACGCGGGCTACACGCAGCGCAACGTCAAGATTTTGGGCCGTTATAAGCAGTACAACGGCATGGAAGGCAACTCACAAGAGAACAGCCAGCAGAGCTCGTCCGCTTTCCCCGACAAAGAAGACCTCAACCGCGACAACGTAATCACCGACACCGAGCGCTATTACGAATACCGCGTGCAGCTCCGCCCTGGCCAATTGGCCGTTGGGCAAAACTACATTGTGGATAAGGTCACGAAATCGGTAAATGGCGACCAAGTTTCGTGGTACCAGTTCCGCATTCCGATTCGGCAATACTCGGCGGTGCGCGGCACTCCCGACGGCCAACCGTTTGGCTTCAAGTCGATACGGTTTGTGCGCATGTACCTCACGCAGTGGCAGGAGCCGGTGGTGCTGCGCATTGTGCAGCCACAGTTTGTGGCCAACCAGTGGCGCCGTTTCCTGAGCACCATCGCGGAGCCGAACAAGCCCAACGTCAACACCGATACCGATGCCGAAGCCTTCGACATTTCGACGGTCAGCATCGAAGAAAACGGAGCTACAGCGTCTGGCTCGTCAGCCATCCCGTATGTGCTGCCACCCAACATCGAGCGAGACCGCGAATACGGCTCCAGCACCATCAACCGCCAGCAAAACGAGCAATCGCTGCGCATGTGCGTGCAGGGGCTGCGCGATGGCTACGGCAAGGCCGCCTATAAGAACTTGACTATCAATATGTTGCGCTACAAGCAACTACGGATGTTCTTGCACGCCGAAAGCGAAGACCGGAGCGTGCGCGATGGGCAGGTAAACGGCTTTATCCGCATCGGTACTGACTATACCCAGAACTACTACGAATACTCGCTGCCCCTCCAGATTACGGCGCCCGGCGGTGGCGTGCGGGCCGTAGAGGAAGTGTGGCCCACGCAAAACCAAGTAGACGTAAAGTTTCAGGATTTTATCGACGCGAAGGCTGAACGCAACCAAGCACACTGGCCGCTCAACGTGCCGTATATCAAAACCATCACGGCGCAAAACGGCGTGAAGGCCACGATTACCATCCTTGGCAACCCCGATTTTAGCGCCGTTCAGGGCGTGATGATTGGCGTTTTCAACCCATCCGACGACGGCGTGGAGAAGTCGCTTTGCTTGTGGTCGGATGAATTCCGGGTGTTTGATTTTGACCGCGAGACGGGTTGGGCCGCCACGGCTCGCTTCAATGCCAAGCTCGCTGACCTAGCTAACGTAACGGCGACGGGCAGCTACATTTCCACGGGCTTCGGCGGCCTACAAGACCGCTTGCAGCAGCGCTCACTCGACAACGTGGCCCGCGGCGATCTCAATGCGACGGTGGCGGCCGAGAAGTTTTTCCCCGAAAAATTGGGCCTGCGCGTACCGGTATTGGTGCAAGCGGGCATCGAGAGCCGCGCGCCCAAATACGACCCGCTCGACCCGGATACGAAGCTTACCCAGTCGCTGCAAAAGTTTGATTCAGAGACTGAGAAATCAAACTACCGCAAGGAAGTCATCGACCAGACCAGCCAGCGCAGCATCAGCGTGTTGAATGTTCGGAAGGAGCGCACCAACCCCGAAAAGAAAGTGCGGCCTTATGATATTGAGAACTTTGCGCTCAGCTATGCGCTCACCGAACGCCTCCACACCGACATCCGCACGGACCGCGATTACACCCGAACCTATACGGGTGCACTGGCCTACATCTACCAGACGACGCCGAAAAACTATACCCCGCTGGCCAACTTGAAGGCGCTGGATTCGCCTTATCTCAAGTTCCTGCAAGAGATCAACTTCACGCCGCTGCCCAGCCGGTTCTCGTTCCGAGCCGACCTTGACCGGCGCTATAACGAGTTGTTCTTGCAGCGCACGCTCGAACCTGGTCAGGTGCCTGTGACCGACGGCATTGCGGGTGTATTTCAGAAGAGCTTCTTTATCAACCGCATCTACGACATGCAGTGGGATCTGACCAAGAACCTGCGTTTGGACTACACGGCTACCAACCGCGGAGTGGTGGACGAAGGCCCCGGCCGCACCATTGGCAGCGATGCCATTGCGCGCAACAACCGCCAGCAGCTGCGCCACAACCTCGGCCGCGGCGGCCGTACCACCAATTTCAACCAGACCATTGGCATCACGTATCGTCTGCCCTTGGACAAGTTTCCGCTCACGGATTGGCTATCAGCCGATACGCGCTACCAAGCCAATTACAGCTGGCAGGCGGCTTCCACAGCGTTGCGCGCTGACCTCAACGACTCCACTACCGTGGACGTGAAGTTGGGCAACACCATTCAGAATAACGGTGAGTTGAGCGCCAACGGAAAGATTGATTTGGTGAAGCTTTACAACAAAGTGCGCTTCCTCAACATCATCAACAACGCTCCGCCGCCCGCTCCCAAGCCTAAGGACGGCCAGAAGGGTCCACCTGATCTCGTCAACGGGCAGCCTGTCGCCCCTACCGATACCACCAAAGGCCCGCAGCTGCGCGTGCTGAAAGCCATCCTGCGCTCTCTAATGACAGCGCGCTCCTTGGACTTTACTTACACCCGCAGCAACGGCACGCTGCTTCCGGGTTATTTGCCTGGCACTCAATTCTTTGGCTTGAGTGATAATTTCAGCGCACCGGGTGTGCCATTCATCCTGGGCCGGCAGTATGACCTGGATGCCCTCTACGATCGCGCGGCTGGCCGGGGCTGGTATACCCAGCGCAGCGACCTGCTGAATACGCCCATTAGCTCGTTGCTGACCGAAAACCTGGCGCTACGCACAGCTTTGCAGCCCTTCCGCGACTTCAACATTCAGCTTGACGGACGCCGTCAGTTGGTGCGCAACCGTGAAGTGTTTTACCGCCGCGAAGTAAATCTGGAAACGCTGGAACCTTATCCCGACGGCCGACTGGCACCACGACAGCCTTTGGGCTCGGGATCGTTTAGCACTTCGTTCGTTTCCATTCAAACGCTTTTCGGCGACCGTAGCGCCAACGGCAACATCTCCAAATCCTTCGACCGCTTCGTGCAGAACCGGGCCCTTATCCGCGACCGCCTTGCCGCGGATAACCCAAATCCTGGCACGTACGGATACAATTCGCAGGATGTGCTGCTTCCCGCCTTCCTCGATGCGTATCGCGGCAGGTCGTCGAGCGGCTACAAATCGGAGAAGTTTAAGCCGTTTGCGCTTCTGCCCGTTCCCAACTGGAACATCACCTATAACGGGTTGGCAGAGTTGCCTTTTGTTAAGCGTTATTTCCGGAGCATCGCCCTTACTCACGCGTACTCATCCACTTACAACATAGCCAGTTACAACACAGCTACGGTGTATAACCGGGAGCCACAAGGCCTGTCGGAGCTGGTGAATACGTCCAATCAGTTTATCCCGTATTACATCATCGGGCAAGTGAGTATTGTAGAGCGTTTGGCACCGTTGATTGGCATCAACTTCACTACGCTCGAAAAGACGACCGGACGCGTGGAATATCGCACCGAACGCAATGTGGCCCTCAACACCACCAACGCCCAAGTGACGGAATTGCACACGCAGGAGCTGGTGATTGGTTTTGGCTACGCGACCAACCGGTTGCAGCTGCCGTTCAAGATTGGCGGGGAACAGCGCATTCTGCGCAACGAACTCAACGCCCGCCTCGATCTTTCCATCCGCGACAACACCATCATCCAGCGCACCATTCAGGACGTCGTTGATCCGGGTGGCACGGCGCAGGCCAGTCCCGGCCGGGCAGCCAGCCAAACCACCAACGGCTCGCGCCAAGTCCAGATTCGTCCTACCATCGACTACATCCTGAACCAGCGCCTTAATCTGCAATTCTTCTTTACCCGCACCGTCACGGAGCCACGCGTAAGCAACTCGTTTAAGAACGCTGCGACCGAAGGCGGCATCCAATTGCGCTATAGCCTTTCGCAGTAG
- a CDS encoding VanZ family protein — translation MTFTAPPLARLYPLLAGMWAVLVLVLTLTPAKQMPEVPEWQLLSFDTAAHAFVFLVLAILTYLAVRYQYRFANLREYAWPSVFLGSVVFGAIIEVLQMTMALGRHGEWSDLISDSLGSATGLLTVWALQRFRK, via the coding sequence GTGACATTTACAGCACCGCCCCTTGCCCGGCTCTATCCCTTACTGGCCGGTATGTGGGCGGTGCTGGTGTTAGTGCTTACTCTCACGCCTGCCAAGCAGATGCCGGAAGTACCGGAGTGGCAACTGCTTTCCTTCGACACTGCCGCCCACGCCTTTGTGTTTTTGGTGCTGGCCATCCTGACGTATTTGGCCGTACGTTATCAGTACCGGTTTGCCAACCTGCGCGAATATGCGTGGCCGAGCGTATTTCTGGGTAGCGTGGTCTTTGGAGCCATCATTGAAGTGTTGCAAATGACCATGGCGCTAGGCCGTCACGGCGAGTGGTCCGACCTGATCAGCGATTCGTTGGGTTCTGCCACCGGACTGCTCACAGTCTGGGCTCTCCAGCGCTTTCGGAAATAA
- a CDS encoding M28 family metallopeptidase, translated as MLLLVNFALLTIDPGVAQNMPRVRQTISDLTAPAMHGRGYVQQGEHKAAAYIRQRFEMLGLQPFTPNYQQPFSLTVNTFPGRMALRAGSKMLRPGKDFIAEPNSGGGKAKGAVLYLDTLIFTAETAGTRFLRQELRHRIVVLRQRDAERIRTLPDSFAQHLDEAAARITLVSKLTASLSEQQAHQPRLHVLASSWPAATQYASTVVQAILRPNYPTQNVIGYLPGSVSPDSFIVITAHYDHLGHMGRRTYFPGANDNASGTAMLLELAAYYAQRQERPTMSIVFMAFGAEEAGLIGSHYFVDHPVFPLDRIRFLINLDLLGTGSDGITVVNGRQLAAPYHLLQQLNDSQHFVNSITARGRAANSDHFYFSERGVPAFFIYTRGGIAAYHDVDDRADTLPLTAFSGVFKLLVEFVDNLLRD; from the coding sequence GTGTTGCTACTGGTCAACTTTGCCCTGCTGACCATTGACCCTGGCGTTGCGCAGAATATGCCTCGGGTGCGCCAAACGATCAGCGATCTTACAGCCCCGGCTATGCACGGGCGGGGCTATGTGCAGCAGGGTGAACACAAAGCGGCCGCGTATATTAGGCAACGCTTCGAAATGCTGGGGTTGCAGCCTTTTACACCCAACTACCAGCAACCTTTCTCACTGACTGTCAATACCTTTCCAGGCAGAATGGCGTTGAGGGCAGGCAGCAAAATGCTTCGCCCCGGCAAGGATTTCATTGCTGAGCCCAATTCCGGCGGCGGGAAAGCAAAAGGTGCTGTGCTGTATCTCGATACGCTCATCTTTACCGCCGAAACCGCCGGCACTCGGTTCCTGCGACAGGAGTTGCGGCACCGTATTGTCGTTTTGCGCCAGCGCGATGCCGAACGCATTCGCACCCTCCCCGATTCTTTTGCTCAACACTTAGACGAGGCTGCCGCGCGCATTACGCTAGTGTCAAAATTAACGGCTTCGCTTTCGGAGCAGCAAGCCCACCAGCCGCGCCTGCACGTGCTCGCCAGCAGCTGGCCCGCCGCAACGCAATATGCCAGCACAGTCGTGCAAGCTATTTTGCGCCCAAATTACCCGACGCAAAACGTTATAGGCTATTTGCCAGGCAGCGTTTCTCCCGACTCATTCATTGTCATAACAGCTCACTACGACCACTTGGGTCATATGGGCAGGCGAACATACTTTCCGGGTGCGAACGATAACGCCAGCGGCACCGCTATGCTTTTGGAGCTAGCTGCGTATTACGCGCAGCGTCAGGAGCGCCCGACCATGTCAATCGTATTCATGGCTTTCGGTGCCGAGGAAGCAGGGCTGATTGGTTCTCACTATTTCGTGGACCATCCAGTATTTCCGCTCGACCGCATCCGCTTTCTGATTAATCTGGACTTGCTAGGTACCGGCAGCGACGGCATTACCGTCGTAAATGGCCGACAGCTGGCAGCACCTTATCACCTATTGCAGCAACTAAATGATAGTCAGCACTTTGTAAATTCAATAACTGCACGGGGACGGGCAGCCAATTCCGATCATTTTTACTTCTCGGAACGCGGCGTACCGGCCTTCTTTATCTATACTCGTGGTGGCATAGCTGCCTATCACGATGTAGATGACCGAGCTGACACATTGCCACTAACAGCATTTTCTGGAGTGTTCAAGCTATTAGTAGAATTCGTTGACAACCTTCTTAGAGACTGA
- the gcvH gene encoding glycine cleavage system protein GcvH yields the protein MNLPANLKYTKEHEWIRIEGDVAFIGITDHAQKELGDIVYVDIDTLDKEIAQNEVFGTVEAVKTVSDLFSPISGTVLEVNSALDGSPETVNSDPYGEGWMVKISVANPAELEGLLSAEAYGELVGA from the coding sequence ATGAACCTGCCTGCCAACCTGAAGTACACAAAAGAGCACGAGTGGATCCGCATTGAAGGCGATGTAGCTTTCATCGGCATCACCGACCATGCCCAAAAGGAACTCGGCGACATCGTATATGTCGACATTGACACCTTGGACAAGGAGATCGCTCAGAATGAGGTGTTTGGCACGGTAGAAGCCGTCAAGACGGTTTCGGATCTGTTCAGCCCCATCTCCGGCACTGTGCTGGAAGTCAACAGCGCTCTGGACGGCAGCCCTGAAACTGTAAACTCTGATCCGTACGGCGAAGGCTGGATGGTGAAGATCTCGGTAGCCAACCCAGCCGAACTCGAAGGCCTGTTATCAGCCGAAGCATACGGCGAACTAGTAGGCGCCTAA
- the ruvA gene encoding Holliday junction branch migration protein RuvA — MIAYIDGKLAYKDPTLAIVDVNGIGYEIKISLATYSKLPVEEEKIKLFTYQHIKEDAHTLYGFLDPNEKALFMQLISVSGIGPGTGIMMVSSMSVGEIRQAIVQEDVRSIQSIKGVGPKTAQRVILELRDKMRKDELLAKAGVDTVPLARAHNTNRAEALAALVTLGFARAAAEKTLDAIQQRHGNDLSVEGLIKFALKSH; from the coding sequence ATGATCGCATACATCGACGGCAAACTAGCTTACAAAGATCCGACCCTCGCCATCGTGGACGTGAATGGAATTGGCTACGAAATCAAAATTTCGTTGGCCACCTATTCGAAGTTGCCGGTGGAGGAAGAAAAAATAAAACTCTTTACCTATCAGCACATTAAGGAAGATGCGCACACGCTCTACGGCTTTCTAGACCCAAACGAAAAAGCGCTGTTTATGCAGCTGATTTCGGTTTCGGGCATCGGGCCGGGCACGGGGATCATGATGGTTTCCTCCATGTCGGTCGGCGAGATTCGCCAAGCCATTGTGCAAGAGGACGTTCGCTCTATTCAGAGCATCAAAGGCGTAGGCCCGAAGACCGCGCAACGTGTGATTCTGGAACTGCGCGACAAGATGCGCAAGGACGAATTGCTGGCCAAAGCGGGCGTAGACACCGTCCCGTTGGCGCGGGCGCACAATACCAACCGCGCCGAAGCGTTAGCCGCATTAGTGACCTTGGGTTTTGCCCGCGCTGCCGCGGAAAAAACCCTGGACGCTATCCAACAACGCCATGGTAATGACCTGAGCGTGGAGGGATTAATTAAATTTGCTCTGAAGTCTCATTAG